One Trichoderma asperellum chromosome 5, complete sequence genomic region harbors:
- a CDS encoding uncharacterized protein (EggNog:ENOG41) yields the protein MDPLNISCGVLTLLTNAIQAGKSLHETIQSFRNFERTIRELRSELESLIQVLESLKNVITDEGPIVSMLKLPVLCCHQTCQEFNAIIIKCTKHASASSRTSFRDWAQIRYMGGDIRDFKDTLSGYKSTIAIALGSLNMNNVKMTRDALDQYNEMIRETTTDLEAHLQSIDDKLAAIANHPRSEPDPNDELSVKRMEEERESAQQCILICESARSHIQTLQDKIQSPDAEPNQDRRQTAIALSEARDRMVRMITDLQKRLVDLSAKSLSTEVSLRSNEFEQDRVRLLKEIDTAKQCLEVCNMAADQASRQRVHVFGDISAEDNSQQILVSTVGDLLNAKNVKAGSFSAQWLGSMTDATLQQLSSDRTAQYTNIHSREGDPSFGGKYGSGYKLNEKASQSAVGVGRTTQNW from the exons ATGGATCCGCTTAACATCTCATGCGGCGTATTGACGCTTCTAACGAACGCAATCCAGGCTGGCAAATCTCTACATGAGACGATTCAGTCCTTTCGAAATTTTGAGCGGACGATACGAGAGCTACGCTCTGAGCTCGAGTCGCTTATACAGGTTCTTGAGTCTCTCAAAAACGTCATTACTGATGAGGGGCCCATTGTCTCTATGCTGAAGCTCCCAGTGCTGTGTTGCCACCAGACATGCCAGGAATTTAATGCTATCATCATAAAGTGCACTAAACATGCGTCTGCTAGCTCCAGAACAAGCTTCAGAGACTGGGCTCAGATTAGATACATGGGTGGCGATATCAGAGATTTTAAAGATACGCTATCCGGCTATAAATCTACCATTGCTATTGCTCTTGGTAGCCTTAATAT GAATAACGTTAAAATGACTCGCGATGCGCTGGACCAGTACAATGAGATGATTCGAGAAACAACAACCGATCTCGAGGCTCATCTTCAGAGCATCGACGACAAACTAGCCGCTATTGCCAACCATCCGCGCTCCGAGCCTGACCCTAATGATGAATTAAGTGTCAAGCGAATGGAGGAGGAAAGGGAAAGTGCTCAGCAGTGCATCCTCATCTGCGAGAGTGCGAGGTCTCATATCCAGACCTTGCAAGACAAGATACAGTCTCCGGATGCTGAGCCGAACCAGGATCGTCGTCAGACAGCCATCGCGCTCAGCGAGGCCAGAGACAGGATGGTGCGCATGATCACAGACCTGCAAAAACGGCTCGTCGACCTATCGGCGAAGTCATTAAGTACAGAGGTATCATTACGATCCAATGAATTCGAGCAGGATCGGGTTCGACTCCTCAAGGAGATTGATACAGCCAAGCAATGCCTCGAGGTTTGTAACATGGCAGCCGACCAAGCCTCCAGACAGAGAGTACACGTCTTCGGTGACATTTCCGCCGAGGATAACAGCCAGCAGATCCTTGTATCGACCGTGGGAGACCTCCTAAACGCTAAGAACGTGAAGGCCGGCAGTTTCTCCGCGCAGTGGTTGGGATCCATGACAGATGCCACTTTGCAACAACTGTCTAGTGACCGGACGGCCCAATATACTAATATTCATTCGAGAGAAGGCGATCCGTCCTTTGGTGGTAAATATGGCTCAGGGTATAAATTGAACGAAAAGGCCAGCCAGTCAGCTGTAGGTGTCGGTCGCACTACGCAGAATTGGTAA
- the ABC7 gene encoding ABC transporter 7 (EggNog:ENOG41~TransMembrane:17 (o24-43i124-142o148-170i182-204o210-230i319-345o357-376i496-519o525-543i603-630o636-655i1025-1049o1120-1140i1195-1217o1223-1242i1313-1331o1337-1356i)) yields MSFAQCSWPPWHVDDLTECFQRDYLSVLFPLIVIGISFLRLSWSSIGRVVRSGKDKGYSSISASDATPNHTDIPPLDDESDDSDDDDLEINGGRLALAKVTSRGSIVQADTPTAQRFSQFIEELALVGLVAVNAIALVTGDFGPGGRLAAIAGLTTWIYTLILATLRVVLGTSKWRIPYVWNHTATIYGCTWTLALFVFRSAIIHPYSKLSQTLIFVEFALNSLLFGIAASTRKGNKTVVLEWEDGIEPSREPLASLFSIATFSWVDAIVWQGWKKPLDMEDVWNLLPKDKSTAIIADYRLVKKTTALSWHLLKYFRSLLFMQCALAAVAGLFTFAPTLLLKAILQYVERPDDAPVSVLWLLVIGLPVLDTIRSYCDGMALWIGRKICIRVRAIIVGDIYAKALRRKAAAGKDKVLLGDKAKSTKDQDDEESDGQGAISKIKRALGFGGKKQKKAASTDDAEAAGPVKATEGEDEQANLGTIINLMSVDSFKIAEITAYLHFLCASAPTQLVVSIFLLWQVMGLSAIPGIVVMVFLLPVNYMLARGFNITSKNIMAATDKRINVTNEILQNIRIIKYFAWERRFGKIVDEKRQAELKALRSRFLLWALAVAIWNSVPVLITFFSFLVYTLIEKKPLYPSVAFTAISLFMLLRVPLDLLGDMFAHVQEAKVSIDRVEEYLMEEETEKYQQLGLDNVDENGKKHIGFRDATLIWGGKDSVAEDGSRAFRLLDLDVDFQIGKLNIIAGPTGSGKTSMLMGLLGEMTLVEGRVFCPGGRSREDVRPDPETGLADTVAYVAQAAWLVNANIKDNIIFAAPFDEQRYKDVIVACALERDLEILDHGDQTLVGEKGITLSGGQKQRISLARALYSNSAHILLDDCLSAVDSHTAQWIFTNCINGPLMKGRTCILVTHNIQLCVPSSDYVVLLDNGRVTAQGPSQEVIASGKLGEEIQRSRPASHTASRIPSRVPSSVGDEETMVNSNGDASDAASTSKKDKKKEQPPQEETKATGSVKWSVLRIYLSSMGPWWFWLVAFMVFGMQQLSTVATNVWVREWANQYIEEENVKVVFGSMSATYGTESFSKGSWASVANLGRVYPSQTQPSLHVPDSQITLGATAMPEVNVAYYLGGLAVIGALGAAAALIRDVWIFFGSLTASRRIHDRLITSVTRAKFKFFDVTPLGQLMNRFSKDLEAVDQDIAPTAIGVMTCALSLVVTIALIAFITPGFLVAAFFIAVLFYVVAAFYLRASRDLKRLESVQRSPLFQQFGETLSGMTTIRAYGDERRFIRDNLAKINTQSRPFIYLWACNRWLAFRADLLGNFVSFFAGVFIITSLGRIDAGAAGISLSYAMNFTENVLWLVRQYGMNEQNMNSMERVKEYLDVEQEADAIIEDSRPPKNWPSKGGVEFVKYSTRYRAELDPVLRGISLKINPREKVGIVGRTGAGKSSLTLAIFRALEADSGSIIIDGIDISKIGLQDLRENITIVPQDPTLFMGTIRTNLDPFDQYTDEEVFEALRRVQLIGPDETTTPTTPTTPTTPAIQVTAEGENAEGPSGSRTPSIATNKNVFLDLSSPVTESGSNLSQGQRQLLCLARAMLKKPTVMVMDEATASIDYNTDSKIQETIRELTGTVITIAHRLQTIVDYDKVLVLDKGEVVEFDHPWELINRTDGTFRSMCETSGDMDILVKAAKKKWEEGQLVNVEP; encoded by the exons ATGAGCTTTGCTCAGTGCTCGTGGCCGCCATGGCACGTCGATGACCTCACCGAGTGCTTTCAAAGAGA TTATCTCAGCGTCCTCTTCCCGTTAATAGTAATCGGCATTTCTTTCTTGCGCCTCTCTTGGTCCAGCATCGGTCGTGTCGTGCGCAGTGGCAAGGATAAGGGTTATAGCTCTATTTCTGCCTCTGACGCCACGCCCAATCACACGGATATCCCTCCCCTCGACGACGAATCTGATgacagcgatgacgacgatctCGAGATCAACGGCGGCCGCTTGGCCCTTGCGAAAGTGACTTCCAGGGGCTCAATTGTCCAAGCCGATACTCCTACTGCTCAGCGGTTCTCGCAATTCATCGAGGAGCTTGCTCTTGTCGGCCTCGTTGCTGTCAATGCAATTGCTCTTGTAACTGGTGATTTTGGACCGGGCGGTCGTCTTGCCGCAATTGCTGGGCTTACAACTTGGATATACACCTTGATTCTTGCCACGCTACGCGTTGTGCTAGGTACCTCCAAATGGCGAATCCCTTACGTCTGGAACCACACCGCTACCATCTACGGCTGCACATGGACCCTGGCACTCTTCGTCTTCCGCTCTGCCATTATTCACCCTTACTCGAAGCTTTCTCAGactctcatcttcgtcgaaTTCGCTCTCAACTCTTTGCTTTTCGGTATTGCTGCCTCCACTAGAAAGGGCAACAAGACTGTCGTATTGGAATGGGAGGATGGGATCGAGCCCTCACGAGAGCCCCTCGCCAGTCTCTTTTCAATTGCCACCTTCTCGTGGGTTGATGCCATTGTCTGGCAAGGTTGGAAGAAACCCCTAGACATGGAAGATGTCTGGAATCTCCTGCCCAAGGATAAATCCACTGCCATCATTGCCGACTATAGGCttgtgaagaagacgaccgCCCTTTCATGGCACTTGCTCAAATATTTCCGCAGTCTGCTATTCATGCAATGCGCATTAGCGGCCGTCGCTGGTCTCTTCACTTTTGCTCCCACCCTGCtgctcaaggccatccttCAGTATGTAGAACGCCCCGATGACGCGCCTGTCAGCGTTCTCTGGCTCCTTGTAATTGGTCTCCCAGTCCTTGATACTATTCGTTCGTACTGCGATGGCATGGCTCTGTGGATCGGCCGCAAGATCTGTATTCGCGTCCGTGCCATCATTGTCGGTGACATCTACGCCAAGGCGCTGCGCCGAAAGGCCGCCGCTGGCAAAGACAAGGTTCTACTCGGCGACAAGGCCAAATCTACCAAGgaccaagatgatgaagagtcTGATGGTCAAGGTGCCATCAGTAAAATCAAGCGTGCTCTCGGTTTTGGcggcaagaagcagaaaaaggcCGCTAGCACCGATGACGCCGAAGCTGCTGGTCCTGTCAAGGCCACTGAGGGCGAAGATGAGCAGGCCAACCTGGGAACCATTATCAACCTCATGTCAGTTGACAGCTTCAAAATCGCCGAAATCACGGCCTACTTGCATTTTCTGTGCGCTTCGGCTCCCACCCAGCTGgtcgtctccatcttcttgctgTGGCAGGTCATGGGCCTCAGCGCCATTCCCGGCATCGTTGTCATGGTCTTCCTTTTGCCCGTGAATTATATGCTGGCCCGTGGCTTCAACATCACCTCAAAGAATATTATGGCTGCTACTGACAAGCGCATCAATGTCACAAATGAAATCCTCCAGAATATCCGCATTATCAAATACTTTGCCTGGGAGCGACGATTCGGCAAGATCGTGGATGAGAAGCGCCAGGCCGAACTCAAGGCTCTTCGCTCCCGATTCCTTCTTTGGGCTCTCGCGGTTGCCATCTGGAACTCGGTTCCTGTGCTCATCacattcttctctttcttggtTTACACACTCATTGAGAAGAAGCCGTTGTATCCCTCTGTTGCTTTCACGGCTATTTCCCTCTTTATGCTTCTCCGCGTTCCTCTCGATCTTCTCGGTGACATGTTCGCCCACGTCCAGGAAGCTAAGGTCTCCATTGATCGAGTTGAAGAATACCTTATGGAGGAAGAAACGGAGAAGTATCAGCAGCTCGGTCTGGATAACGTGGATGAAAATGGCAAGAAGCATATTGGCTTCAGAGACGCAACTCTTATCTGGGGCGGCAAAGACAGCGTTGCCGAAGATGGCTCCAGGGCATTCCGACTGCTTGATCTCGATGTCGACTTCCAGATTGGCAAGCTAAACATTATTGCTGGTCCCACTGGTTCTGGTAAAACATCTATGCTCATGGGTCTTCTCGGTGAGATGACTCTTGTAGAGGGCAGGGTGTTCTGTCCCGGTGGCCGCAGCCGAGAGGATGTTCGCCCTGATCCTGAGACTGGTCTTGCTGATACCGTTGCATATGTTGCCCAAGCTGCTTGGCTAGTCAATGCCAACATCAAAGACAACATCATCTTTGCCGCGCCTTTTGATGAACAGAGATACAAGGATGTTATCGTAGCCTGTGCTCTTGAGCGAGATCTCGAAATTTTAGATCACGGTGATCAAACCTTGGTTGGCGAGAAGGGCATCACTCTCTCTGGTGGCCAGAAGCAGCGAATTTCCCTAGCTCGTGCTCTCTACTCAAACTCGGCCCACATTCTCTTGGATGACTGTCTCAGTGCTGTTGATTCGCACACGGCTCAATGGATCTTCACCAACTGCATCAACGGTCCTCTGATGAAGGGCCGTACCTGCATTCTCGTCACTCACAACATTCAGCTCTGCGTGCCTTCATCTGATTACGTCGTCTTGCTTGACAACGGAAGAGTCACTGCCCAGGGACCTTCACAAGAAGTTATCGCTTCCGGCAAGCTCGGTGAGGAAATCCAGCGGTCTCGACCTGCTTCTCATACCGCATCTCGTATTCCATCTCGTGTACCGTCGAGCGTTGGCGACGAGGAGACTATGGTTAATAGCAATGGCGATGCGTCCGATGCCGCAAGCACCTCTaagaaagacaagaagaaggaacaGCCTCCACAGGAGGAAACGAAGGCAACCGGATCCGTCAAATGGTCTGTTCTCCGGATCTACCTCTCGTCCATGGGGCCCTGGTGGTTCTGGCTTGTCGCTTTCATGGTTTTTGGCATGCAACAACTCTCGACCGTTGCAACGAATGTTTGGGTCAGAGAATGGGCTAATCAATACATCGAAGAGGAGAACGTCAAGGTTGTTTTCGGCTCCATGTCAGCTACCTACGGTACTGAATCCTTTTCCAAGGGTTCCTGGGCATCTGTTGCCAACCTTGGCAGAGTATATCCTTCTCAGACTCAGCCAAGTCTGCATGTACCAGATAGCCAGATTACGCTCGGGGCAACTGCCATGCCAGAAGTCAATGTCGCTTACTATCTTGGTGGACTTGCCGTTATTGGTGCACTCGGCGCGGCGGCTGCCCTGATTCGAGACGTCTGGATCTTCTTTGGTTCTTTGACTGCTTCCAGGCGAATCCACGACCGTCTCATTACCTCCGTGACCCGAGCCAAATTCAAGTTCTTCGATGTCACCCCTCTCGGCCAACTCATGAACCGCTTTAGCAAGGATCTCGAGGCCGTCGATCAAGACATCGCCCCCACCGCTATTGGCGTGATGACCTGCGCTCTCTCCCTTGTCGTGACTATTGCCCTCATTGCTTTCATCACTCCTGGTTTCCTTGTCGCTGCTTTCTTCATTGCCGTCCTTTTCTACGTTGTCGCCGCTTTCTATCTCCGTGCATCTCGCGACCTTAAGCGTCTGGAGTCGGTTCAACGCAGCCCGCTCTTCCAGCAGTTTGGCGAAACTCTTAGTGGTATGACTACGATTAGAGCTTACGGCGATGAGCGGCGTTTCATCCGTGATAATCTGGCCAAGATCAATACCCAGAGCCGGCCTTTCATCTACCTGTGGGCCTGTAACAGATGGCTCGCCTTCCGGGCTGATTTGCTGGGTAACTTTGTATCTTTCTTCGCAGGTGTCTTTATCATCACCAGCCTGGGCAGGATCGATGCCGGTGCGGCTGGTATCTCGCTGAGTTATGCGATGAACTTTACGGAGAATGTCCTATGGTTGGTCCGCCAGTATGGTATGAATGAGCAAAATATGAACTCCATGGAACGAGTCAAGGAATATTTGGACGTTGAGCAAGAAGCAGATGCTATTATTGAGGATAGCCGGCCGCCGAAGAATTGGCCCTCTAAGGGTGGTGTTGAGTTTGTCAAGTACTCTACTCGTTATCGTGCCGAGCTGGATCCGGTCCTCCGAGGTATCTCTCTCAAGATTAACCCCAGAGAGAAGGTTGGTATCGTGGGCCGAACCGGTGCAGGCAAGAGTTCATTGACGCTGGCTATCTTCCGTGCGCTGGAAGCTGATTCAGGAAGCATCATTATTGATGGCATCGATATTAGCAAGATTGGTCTCCAGGATCTCCGAGAAAACATCACCATTGTGCCTCAGGATCCTACACTTTTCATGGGCACGATTCGAACCAACCTTGACCCCTTTGATCAATACACAGATGAGGAGGTGTTTGAGGCTCTTCGACGCGTGCAGCTGATCGGACCTGATGAGACTACTACTCCCACGACTCCCACTACTCCCACTACTCCCGCTATCCAAGTCACTGCCGAAGGGGAGAACGCAGAAGGCCCATCTGGTTCAAGAACCCCGTCAATTGCCACAAACAAGAACGTTTTCCTCGACCTTTCATCTCCTGTAACAGAATCCGGCTCCAATCTTTCTCAAGGTCAACGACAGCTCCTGTGTCTGGCACGAGCAatgctgaagaagccaaCCGTCATGGTCATGGACGAGGCTACAGCATCCATCGACTACAACACAGACTCGAAGATCCAGGAAACCATCCGGGAACTCACGGGAACCGTCATCACCATTGCTCACCGTCTCCAGACCATTGTCGACTATGACAAGGTGCTGGTTCTCGACAAGGGTGAAGTCGTCGAGTTCGACCATCCGTGGGAGCTGATTAACCGAACGGATGGTACATTCAGGAGCATGTGTGAGACAAGCGGCGACATGGACATCCTGGTTaaagcagccaaaaagaagTGGGAGGAGGGCCAGCTGGTAAACGTTGAGCCGTGA
- a CDS encoding uncharacterized protein (TransMembrane:1 (o295-315i)~EggNog:ENOG41), which translates to MGKPDFLPPASPAGGPVTPLTESASSISLNPTSSTYSASNLGNHRQTYFDDDPAELAADDLPPLYDEHENDAVPFIDPLAPTTGPAATGLTIEPFKRDARSDTVYYMDSRLDSDPKFLNDTLIHLSQLPPRPFAQIRGTHTETRRKSDDKTEQVTVVDFDIEIELTHLLYTNIQDPTNGAWREMHSVGNLEKVRRGTIFPTRAPGFGGSGGIIENGEPTVEEWCHRFCASRAGLKNMAFERRVTGWDWDYLKKHLERLVKDTNYRGHTSITFPVRNSRVEIYNSCRVNQMRLTKWIEVMFMLTLMFLFAWPYLFFRTKRWETVYAEWSMSRQEPDGTGCMERRYASMSEAQWYHMWARAIQKAVLERRQGHLDQGDVERADQPADQAGGFAGMVQAGVEAMGVVNRSFGWGGDSGSAGGSRFKFGRR; encoded by the coding sequence ATGGGCAAGCCAGACTTCCTGCCACCTGCGTCTCCCGCTGGTGGACCTGTTACTCCATTGACCGAGTCTGCaagctccatctctctcaaTCCAACCTCTTCCACATATTCTGCCTCCAATCTCGGCAACCATCGCCAGACGTATTTCGACGATGACCCCGCCGAACTCGCTGCCGATGACCTCCCTCCTCTTTATGACGAGCACGAGAACGATGCCGTTCCCTTCATCGACCCTCTGGCCCCTACCACTGGCCCTGCGGCTACCGGCCTAACTATTGAGCCATTCAAGCGTGATGCTCGCTCAGATACTGTCTACTACATGGACTCGCGCCTCGACTCCGATCCCAAGTTCCTTAACGACACCCTCATCCACCTTTCACAATTGCCTCCTCGGCCTTTTGCCCAAATTCGCGGCACTCACACCGAGACTCGCCGAAAGTCAGATGACAAGACCGAGCAGGTCACAGTAGTTGATTTTGATATTGAGATTGAGCTCACACATCTGCTTTATACCAACATTCAAGACCCTACAAATGGAGCTTGGCGGGAAATGCATTCCGTTGGCAACCTCGAGAAGGTTCGCCGTGGTACCATCTTCCCAACTCGTGCTCCCGGTTTCGGTGGCAGCGGTGGCATCATTGAAAATGGCGAGCCCACCGTCGAAGAATGGTGCCATCGCTTCTGCGCCAGCCGAGCTGGCCTCAAGAACATGGCCTTTGAGCGCCGTGTTACCGGCTGGGACTGGGACTACTTGAAGAAGCACCTGGAGCGCTTGGTCAAGGATACCAACTACCGCGGCCATACCAGCATCACTTTCCCGGTGAGGAATTCGCGCGTGGAGATTTACAACTCCTGTCGCGTCAACCAGATGCGTTTGACCAAGTGGATCGAGGTCATGTTTATGCTGACACTCATGTTCCTCTTTGCATGGCCGTACCTGTTCTTCCGCACCAAGCGCTGGGAAACCGTCTATGCCGAGTGGTCCATGAGCCGTCAGGAGCCAGATGGCACGGGCTGCATGGAACGTCGATATGCTTCAATGAGCGAGGCACAGTGGTATCACATGTGGGCGAGGGCCATCCAGAAGGCCGTGTTGGAACGCAGACAGGGACACCTTGATCAGGGAGACGTCGAGAGGGCTGACCAGCCGGCCGATCAAGCTGGTGGTTTTGCCGGTATGGTGCAAGCTGGTGTAGAGGCCATGGGAGTTGTAAACAGATCATTTGGATGGGGAGGTGATAGCGGCAGTGCCGGGGGTTCACGCTTTAAATTTGGAAGGCGTTGA
- a CDS encoding uncharacterized protein (EggNog:ENOG41~TransMembrane:6 (i140-163o183-202i292-318o330-352i372-391o403-420i)) has protein sequence MPPRNRRFFTREPFRHDDRLTLQHAEGPCGFLNPTRAHFDHSKLCAGSASNEIATPQESGDDAEARRKPPKQDVDSNVPARNVRFLWRSRDNRKGRHPLLVQPPLAGEEAPFVTPRRTSHPKEILKTVIKTFTHYPIWDISWLVAFIFTWGSVVWVINAFFVWLPVVAPSTEFDGEITDGGGITAFIGAIIFFEFGSILLIFEAINANNSGCFGWAVEQLVDSESNGSPKLRVVAARRHCHHHHQNRRNFVGKASSATLAEARPDSDSVDGKRQWQWFPSWHDLRTHYLHELGFLAGCAQLFGATVFGVSGFTALPGINNHLTPQWRLNAAYWIPQVVGGSGFIVSSSLYMLETQQKWWRPAPHLLGWHIAFWNLVGAFGFTLSGALGMAYNNSGAQFEAGLATFWGSWAFLIGSYLQLYESLNKHPVEEVSSMEDFAAVKG, from the exons ATGCCCCCTAGGAACAGGCGCTTTTTCACGCGAGAACCATTCCGCCATGACGATCGATTGACGCTGCAGCACGCTGAAGGGCCTTGTGGCTTTCTTAATCCGACACGAGCCCATTTCGACCACTCGAAATTATGTGCTGGCTCGGCATCCAACGAGATAGCGACGCCGCAAGAGAGCGGCGACGATGCGGAAGCCAGACGTAAGCCGCCAAAGCAAGACGTCGACTCTAACGTCCCTGCCAGAAACGTCAGGTTCTTATGGCGATCGCGAGACAATCGAAAGGGTAGACATCCCTTACTTGTCCAACCGCCGCTTGCTGGAGAGGAAGCGCCTTTCGTGACACCAAGGCGCACGTCACATCCCAAGGAGATTTTGAAAACGGTCATCAAGACCTTTACGCATTACCCAATCTGGGATATTTCGTGGCTGGTAGCCTTCATATTCACGTGGGGAAGCGTGGTTTGGGTCATTAAC GCATTCTTCGTGTGGCTCCCCGTGGTAGCCCCCTCCACCGAATTCGATGGCGAAATCACTGACGGCGGCGGTATAACGGCATTTATCGGCGCGATTATCTTTTTCGAATTCGGTTCCATCCTGCTCATATTTGAGGCCATAAACGCGAATAATTCGGGTTGCTTTGGCTGGGCTGTTGAGCAGCTGGTCGATAGTGAGAGCAATGGCAGTCCGAAGCTGCGGGTAGTCGCAGCTCGCCGAcattgccaccaccaccaccagaaCCGACGAAACTTTGTTGGCAAAGCTTCATCGGCTACCTTGGCCGAAGCTCGTCCGGATTCCGATAGCGTTGATGGGAagaggcaatggcaatggttCCCGTCCTGGCACGACCTGCGCACGCATTATCTCCACGAATTGGGCTTTCTTGCCGGGTGTGCACAGCTCTTTGGAGCTACTGTCTTTGGCGTCTCTGGATTTACCGCATTGCCGGGCATCAATAACCACCTCACGCCACAATGGCGGCTCAATGCTGCGTACTGGATTCCCCAGGTCGTTGGCGGCAGTGGCTTTATCGTTAGCAGCTCGCTGTATATGCTAGAAACGCAGCAGAAATGGTGGAGGCCCGCGCCACATCTTTTGGGATGGCATATTGCCTTTTGGAATCTCGTGGGAGCGTTTGGATTTACGCTCAGTGGCGCGCTGGGGATGGCGTACAATAATTCAGGGGCACAGTTTGAGGCTGGGTTGGCTACGTTCTG GGGTTCCTGGGCTTTCTTGATTGGTAGCTACTTGCAGCTCTACGAAAGTTTGAATAAGCATCCTGTGGAAGAAGTGTCATCTATGGAGGATTTTGCAGCTGTAAAAGGATAG
- a CDS encoding uncharacterized protein (EggNog:ENOG41), translating into MDISNPRRILAASLEGSESHLSRVIKDLTGTSPESPSASLAGITHELELKTSYYTASIPIWLDVIASPSEWASSFLSEEAREVLAVLGGLVLVFAIPNEKPAALTADDQPPSLIRHVGSVVQKGLGGWEWDGVRLAIGIGEGEADEWDELCAEAGLEFVQLKSGQMDKNEFGEKTGIPRVKEALESNDWEQVDGGDPLSNFDEAYSDKSDGAEDFDPESLDFGVDRSDFEGLRMAIWETSHRETGDSENADPAKATPDQPKAPDAAGGSAADTKEEDRELGDEDIAKVEKMMRKLQAAREMGEGMGEAQRKRLAARAVEEVMREL; encoded by the exons ATGGACATTTCCAACCCGAGGAGGATCCTGGCAGCCAGCCTGGAAGGTTCAGAGTCGCATCTGAGCCGTGTTATCAAAG ATCTCACGGGCACATCTCCAGAATCCCCCTCAGCCTCACTAGCAGGTATCACACACGAACTTGAGCTCAAAACATCATATTACACAGCTTCCATCCCAATCTGGCTGGATGTCATTGCCTCACCTTCAGAATGGGCCTCGTCGTTTCTATCCGAAGAGGCCCGCGAGGTCCTTGCCGTTTTAGGCGGCCTCGTCCTCGTTTTTGCGATACCGAATGAGAAGCCTGCTGCTTTGACCGCAGATGACCAACCTCCCAGTCTGATTCGACATGTGGGCAGTGTCGTTCAGAAAGGTCTTGGTGGGTGGGAATGGGATGGAGTTCGGCTCGCTATTGGCATTGGCGAGGGCGAAGCCGATGAGTGGGATGAGCTGTGTGCGGAAGCTGGACTGGAGTTTGTGCAGCTGAAAAGCGGTCAGATGGATAAGAACGAATTTGGAG AAAAGACAGGTATCCCCCGTGTCAAGGAAGCTCTGGAGTCAAACGATTGGGAGCAGGTAGATGGCGGTGATCCGCTATCTAACTTTGACGAGGCGTATTCCGACAAGTCTGACGGTGCAGAGGATTTCGACCCAGAGAGCTTGGACTTTGGCGTCGACCGTTCTGATTTCGAAGGCCTGCGTATGGCGATATGGGAGACGAGTCATCGCGAAACAGGTGATTCCGAAAATGCCGACCCAGCTAAAGCTACGCCGGATCAACCAAAAGCTCCGGATGCAGCGGGAGGCTCTGCCGCCGATACCAAGGAGGAAGACCGTGAACTTGGCGACGAGGACATTGCCAAAGTAGaaaagatgatgagaaaGCTTCAAGCAGCTAGGGAAATGGGGGAGGGCATGGGTGAGGCACAAAGAAAGCGACTGGCGGCTAgggcggtggaggaggtgaTGCGAGAGCTTTGA